Proteins from a single region of bacterium:
- a CDS encoding FliI/YscN family ATPase yields MSAPAPQNVHEEFFLTCGERLAASSRAELQGRVTSVVGPSIEALGLPAGIGSLCELEPVRGHKLDAEVVGFREGRTVLMALSDASGVRPGTPLRLRASKVTAPPAARCLGRVIDGLGRPLDGGDSLPQGGGASLVRRPERVLDRERIHTPLDLGVRTLNALLTVGQGARIGLFAGSGVGKSTLLGQIARQAHADAVVVGLVGERGREVREFVERDLGSALEHSTVVVATSDEPPLLRKRAANLATALAEELRDQGRHVLLLFDSLTRYCTALREIGLGAGEPPATRGYPPSVWAELPKLVERAGTGANGGSITAIYTVLVEGDDLMEPVADSARALLDGHVVLSRDLAERGHYPAIDSLASVSRVMPDVVSPEVVAQAARARALLATYRDAEDLISIGAYAEGSDPAIDEARRLRDPLLRFLQQGRDEAADLETSFGALADALATAPALPAVPEGIV; encoded by the coding sequence ATGAGTGCCCCGGCGCCGCAGAATGTTCATGAGGAGTTCTTCCTCACGTGTGGGGAGCGTCTCGCGGCGTCTTCGCGCGCCGAATTGCAGGGTCGGGTGACAAGCGTGGTCGGTCCTTCCATCGAAGCGCTTGGCCTGCCGGCCGGAATCGGTTCGCTATGCGAGCTCGAACCAGTCCGAGGCCATAAGCTCGATGCAGAGGTGGTCGGTTTTCGTGAGGGTCGCACCGTACTGATGGCCCTCTCGGACGCCAGCGGCGTCCGCCCGGGAACGCCCCTGCGGCTACGTGCCAGCAAGGTCACTGCACCGCCGGCCGCTCGCTGCCTCGGTCGTGTGATCGATGGCCTGGGTCGTCCGCTGGACGGCGGCGATTCCCTGCCGCAGGGGGGCGGCGCAAGTCTCGTACGAAGGCCGGAACGCGTGCTCGATCGCGAACGAATCCACACGCCCCTGGATCTCGGCGTGAGGACATTGAACGCCTTGCTGACGGTTGGCCAGGGCGCGCGCATCGGTCTCTTCGCCGGTTCGGGGGTCGGCAAGTCGACACTCCTGGGCCAGATCGCACGCCAGGCGCACGCCGATGCCGTGGTCGTCGGGCTGGTCGGCGAGCGGGGGCGCGAAGTGCGCGAATTCGTCGAACGCGATCTCGGGAGCGCCCTCGAGCATTCCACCGTAGTGGTCGCGACGAGCGACGAGCCGCCGCTCCTACGCAAGCGCGCCGCAAACCTTGCAACGGCCCTGGCCGAGGAGCTGCGGGATCAAGGCCGCCACGTACTGCTTCTTTTCGATTCACTCACCCGCTATTGCACCGCGCTCCGCGAAATCGGCCTGGGTGCAGGCGAGCCCCCTGCAACGCGCGGCTATCCGCCCTCTGTGTGGGCCGAGTTGCCCAAGCTCGTCGAGCGCGCCGGAACCGGCGCCAACGGTGGATCGATTACGGCCATCTACACGGTGCTCGTCGAAGGTGACGATCTGATGGAGCCGGTTGCCGATTCGGCTCGGGCTCTGTTGGACGGGCACGTCGTCTTGTCTCGGGATCTCGCAGAACGCGGGCACTATCCCGCCATCGATTCCCTGGCCAGCGTCTCGCGGGTCATGCCTGATGTCGTCTCGCCCGAAGTGGTGGCCCAGGCCGCCCGTGCCCGGGCGCTCCTCGCAACCTACCGGGATGCAGAAGATCTGATTTCGATCGGTGCCTACGCCGAGGGCAGCGACCCGGCCATCGACGAAGCCCGAAGGCTCCGCGATCCGCTACTGCGCTTCCTCCAACAGGGCCGTGATGAGGCGGCGGACCTGGAGACGAGCTTCGGAGCCCTCGCGGACGCACTCGCGACCGCGCCGGCGCTTCCGGCCGTTCCGGAGGGCATCGTATGA
- a CDS encoding HAMP domain-containing histidine kinase, with amino-acid sequence MSATRDAELASAILEIRAPLSRVELAASRLDREDRTPRTAELACTIRDAVATIDRQLELALRVLAPPGPPRDCPSAPVLEEVAARLRPVLAARGLDLRVESPQDSPPLDPAVLRRAVIALTGAAAEHAQPGPLEVGLVPGKGRWGVEARWQLPITGDLNAADALRRLQPLALLCGTEAESTASGAVFWLSAGEAT; translated from the coding sequence GTGAGCGCAACCCGCGACGCTGAGCTGGCCTCCGCCATCCTTGAAATCCGCGCACCGTTGTCGCGTGTCGAGCTTGCGGCCAGCCGACTCGATCGGGAGGACAGGACGCCCCGCACCGCCGAGCTTGCTTGCACCATTCGGGACGCTGTGGCGACGATCGATCGGCAGCTGGAGCTCGCTCTCCGTGTGCTGGCTCCGCCCGGTCCGCCCCGTGATTGCCCATCCGCGCCCGTGCTCGAAGAGGTGGCAGCGCGTCTTCGCCCGGTGCTTGCAGCGCGAGGCCTGGATCTACGCGTGGAAAGCCCACAAGATTCTCCACCGCTCGATCCTGCCGTGCTTCGTCGAGCGGTCATCGCGCTCACCGGAGCCGCAGCCGAGCACGCACAGCCGGGCCCTCTCGAAGTCGGGCTCGTTCCCGGCAAAGGACGTTGGGGTGTCGAAGCACGCTGGCAGCTGCCGATCACGGGTGATCTGAACGCAGCGGACGCCTTGCGTCGGCTCCAACCGCTTGCCCTTCTATGTGGCACCGAGGCGGAGAGTACCGCCAGTGGCGCCGTGTTCTGGCTCTCCGCGGGAGAAGCCACGTGA
- the sthA gene encoding Si-specific NAD(P)(+) transhydrogenase, whose translation MSERRTVEILVIGGGPGGQKAAVAAAKAGKHVALVESGRDIGGACVHTGTIPSKALRQLAVEARGGADTAGEVDDGQRALPLAELKARVEAVRTGHSRFMRAQLERNGIEIAHGRGRFESDHVVSVTTPRGAVTEYEAESIVIATGSRPREPDEFSVDHEHVLDSDSILSLSYVPESLIVLGGGVIACEYASVFLTLGSRVTIVDQAPRPMAFLDPELSVGFIEAFERRGGTYVSEAQATGIEWDGFSRNMVTLGDGSFHEASKVLVALGRVGCLPELDLERAGLEASSRGLLEVNENLQTRVPHIYAVGDVIGPPALATTAMEQGRRAATHAAGGQIVEQDAALPVGIYTIPDMATVGLTQAEAEERGIDTVAGRARFDEVARALINHRTEGWLKLVADRHSGRLLGVQILGENATDLIHVGQVAIHARWNADDFVENVFNFPTLTEAYRVAALAVLGELGALKA comes from the coding sequence GTGAGCGAACGCAGGACGGTCGAGATTCTCGTCATCGGAGGCGGGCCGGGTGGGCAGAAAGCGGCCGTTGCCGCCGCCAAGGCGGGGAAACACGTCGCGCTGGTTGAATCGGGAAGAGATATCGGCGGCGCCTGCGTCCACACCGGGACCATCCCCAGCAAAGCATTGCGCCAGCTCGCGGTCGAAGCCCGCGGTGGTGCCGACACAGCCGGAGAGGTCGACGATGGCCAACGGGCCCTTCCCCTGGCGGAACTGAAGGCCCGTGTCGAAGCCGTGCGGACGGGTCATAGCCGGTTCATGCGGGCCCAGTTGGAACGCAACGGAATCGAGATCGCGCACGGCCGAGGACGATTCGAATCCGATCATGTCGTTTCGGTCACGACGCCAAGGGGCGCCGTCACGGAATACGAAGCAGAGAGCATCGTCATCGCGACCGGCTCGCGCCCGCGTGAACCCGATGAATTCTCGGTCGATCACGAACACGTCCTCGACAGCGATTCGATCCTTTCGCTCAGCTACGTCCCCGAGAGTCTGATCGTGCTGGGCGGGGGGGTCATCGCCTGCGAGTACGCCTCGGTCTTCTTGACGCTCGGTAGCCGCGTCACGATCGTCGACCAAGCGCCCAGGCCCATGGCATTCCTCGACCCGGAGCTTTCCGTGGGCTTCATCGAAGCCTTCGAACGCCGGGGGGGAACCTACGTATCCGAGGCTCAGGCGACGGGAATCGAATGGGACGGGTTCTCTCGCAACATGGTCACGCTAGGGGATGGCAGCTTCCACGAAGCCTCGAAGGTCCTGGTGGCGCTGGGGCGGGTCGGTTGTCTTCCCGAACTCGACCTCGAACGAGCCGGCCTCGAGGCGAGTTCACGCGGCCTGCTCGAGGTGAACGAGAATCTGCAGACCCGCGTGCCCCACATCTATGCCGTTGGCGACGTCATCGGCCCGCCGGCCCTGGCCACGACAGCGATGGAGCAGGGACGTCGCGCCGCGACCCACGCCGCAGGCGGCCAGATCGTCGAACAGGATGCGGCGCTGCCGGTCGGGATCTACACGATCCCCGATATGGCCACAGTGGGCCTCACCCAAGCGGAAGCGGAAGAGCGGGGAATCGACACCGTCGCTGGCCGCGCGCGATTCGACGAGGTCGCACGGGCGCTCATCAACCACCGCACAGAAGGCTGGCTCAAGCTCGTCGCGGATCGACACAGCGGCCGACTCCTCGGTGTGCAGATCCTTGGCGAGAACGCGACTGATCTCATTCACGTGGGGCAGGTCGCCATTCACGCCAGATGGAACGCGGACGACTTCGTCGAAAACGTGTTCAATTTCCCGACACTCACCGAAGCCTACAGGGTGGCTGCGCTCGCAGTCCTTGGTGAGCTAGGCGCCCTCAAAGCGTAG
- a CDS encoding GGDEF domain-containing protein, producing MGPPLKKNSSAAGTDEDPALDALVAALRVWGEMAIALEGREEEEIQEDFEGWARHAALASPRPGLDDPSAPPANKKDWTGLGRFVREHRRAEHEYVTRNMEDLRQVIWQFVESLGRAITEDRQTDGEVASKLLDLRRAVDSNDTEALKREALSSISLIQSRIEGRKLREQGQINELSGQLDDMASELVEVKDQLQVDALTEICNRAGLDQQVSRVVSLGLVLGQPAILFMIDVDHFKWVNDRYGHAAGDEVLRQVASTLAHTFRRKGDFLARYGGDEFSAVILEDSLETANKIGDRLLFAIRELDVVCEGEDEPIRVSVSIGAARLESGEDARSWFDRADRALYQAKELGRDRIALAIDGKTSDREESNEEPDA from the coding sequence GTGGGACCGCCGTTGAAGAAGAACTCGTCTGCAGCAGGAACGGATGAAGATCCCGCGCTAGACGCGCTCGTCGCAGCCCTTCGGGTCTGGGGTGAGATGGCCATTGCGCTGGAAGGGCGTGAAGAAGAGGAAATCCAGGAGGATTTCGAGGGCTGGGCTCGCCACGCCGCACTCGCCTCGCCCCGGCCAGGGCTGGATGATCCATCGGCTCCGCCCGCCAACAAGAAAGATTGGACCGGGCTTGGACGCTTCGTCCGCGAGCATCGCAGGGCCGAGCATGAATACGTCACGCGCAACATGGAAGACCTTCGCCAGGTCATCTGGCAGTTCGTCGAGAGTCTCGGGCGGGCCATCACCGAAGATCGCCAGACGGATGGTGAAGTCGCCTCCAAGCTGCTCGATCTGCGCCGCGCGGTGGACTCGAACGATACCGAGGCACTGAAGCGCGAGGCCCTCTCATCGATCTCGTTGATCCAGAGTCGCATCGAGGGCCGCAAGCTCCGCGAGCAGGGCCAGATCAACGAGCTCTCAGGCCAACTCGACGATATGGCGAGCGAACTCGTCGAGGTGAAGGATCAGCTCCAGGTCGATGCCTTGACCGAGATCTGCAATCGCGCAGGCCTCGACCAACAGGTCTCCCGGGTGGTCAGTCTCGGACTGGTGCTCGGGCAGCCAGCCATCTTGTTCATGATCGACGTGGACCACTTCAAGTGGGTCAACGATCGGTACGGCCATGCCGCTGGCGACGAGGTGTTGCGTCAGGTCGCGTCGACGTTGGCCCATACGTTCAGGCGCAAAGGCGATTTCCTGGCGCGCTACGGCGGGGATGAATTCTCCGCCGTGATCCTCGAGGATAGTCTCGAGACAGCGAACAAGATCGGTGATCGGCTGCTATTCGCCATTCGTGAGCTCGATGTAGTGTGCGAAGGCGAGGACGAGCCGATCCGGGTCTCCGTCTCGATCGGCGCTGCACGGCTGGAATCTGGCGAAGATGCCCGAAGCTGGTTCGATCGGGCCGACCGCGCCTTGTACCAGGCCAAGGAGCTCGGGCGGGATCGAATCGCCCTCGCCATCGACGGAAAGACGTCCGACAGGGAAGAATCCAACGAAGAGCCCGACGCCTAG
- the flgB gene encoding flagellar basal body rod protein FlgB: MPGPVKGAMPQLEDAMRFRLARQAALAGNIANADTPGYRRVDLEFKSALADAAAKLERTDPKHLGTGGSGSNADYRVTRGPRGSRPDGNGVELDSELIALNRNSGAFQDQAAVLSRLLILRRIAVTGEAR; the protein is encoded by the coding sequence ATGCCCGGGCCGGTGAAAGGAGCCATGCCGCAGTTGGAAGACGCAATGCGCTTCCGACTCGCGCGTCAGGCAGCATTGGCGGGAAACATCGCCAATGCAGACACGCCGGGATATCGGCGCGTGGATCTCGAATTCAAATCAGCCCTGGCCGATGCCGCGGCCAAGCTCGAACGGACCGATCCCAAGCATCTTGGTACGGGAGGCTCGGGTTCGAATGCCGACTACCGGGTTACTCGTGGTCCGCGGGGATCGCGCCCGGATGGCAACGGTGTCGAGCTCGACAGCGAGCTGATCGCCCTGAACCGCAATTCCGGCGCTTTCCAGGACCAGGCGGCCGTGCTCTCCAGATTGCTCATCCTGCGGCGCATCGCCGTGACAGGTGAGGCCAGGTGA
- a CDS encoding flagellar hook-basal body complex protein FliE produces the protein MDPSRIAAAQLTVPPLGTPLSAKATPTGTAVPFSDHMKTALENANRELTAAETQARQIAEGKGDIVEAVMALSKAELSLRHVVSMRNRVLESYQQIMRLQL, from the coding sequence ATGGACCCCAGTCGCATCGCTGCCGCCCAGCTCACGGTTCCGCCGCTCGGAACTCCGCTCAGCGCGAAGGCAACACCGACCGGCACAGCCGTTCCGTTCTCCGACCACATGAAGACCGCGCTCGAGAACGCCAATCGCGAATTGACCGCGGCAGAGACCCAGGCCCGTCAAATCGCGGAAGGCAAGGGTGACATCGTCGAGGCCGTCATGGCTCTCTCCAAGGCCGAGCTTTCGCTTCGTCACGTCGTGTCGATGCGAAATCGCGTGCTCGAATCCTATCAGCAGATCATGAGGCTCCAGCTCTAG
- the fliG gene encoding flagellar motor switch protein FliG → MEFETLTGAEKVGIVILSLPKDKVTDYLAQLSDEEVEKALSAVSRMEKIAPRIQKLVMGEFQESIGQQDTSINGGRETALAIVENGLEGGRATGILQKLGQDEQRIDWTLRSYHPTFICDRIQDEHPQSIALILSQIPADRGAMVINTLPEAIQPEVVLRLASMQPVATDVMTDLEIGVAELFRRQKVSTTRTGGTKAAANMLNRVPKDEGTSILEGVDMRDAEVAIDIRKRMLTFEDLQNIDKRGFQTFLREVSTEDLAVAMKTASEEMQEKIFSNLSSRAVDQIKEEIELLGPMKLAEVETVQEQIVDVARRLEAEGHLSIEIGGSDDVLV, encoded by the coding sequence GTGGAGTTCGAGACTCTTACAGGCGCCGAAAAGGTCGGCATCGTGATCCTTTCGTTGCCGAAAGACAAAGTGACGGACTACCTCGCCCAGCTCTCGGATGAGGAGGTGGAGAAGGCTCTGTCCGCAGTTTCGCGCATGGAAAAAATTGCCCCGCGTATCCAAAAGCTCGTCATGGGGGAGTTCCAGGAATCGATCGGCCAACAGGACACATCGATCAATGGCGGGCGGGAGACGGCACTCGCGATCGTGGAAAACGGTCTCGAGGGCGGACGCGCCACCGGAATCCTGCAGAAGCTCGGACAAGATGAGCAACGCATCGATTGGACGCTTCGCTCCTACCATCCGACGTTCATCTGCGATCGCATCCAGGACGAACATCCGCAATCGATCGCGTTGATTCTCTCCCAGATCCCCGCCGATCGGGGAGCCATGGTGATCAACACGCTTCCCGAGGCGATCCAGCCCGAAGTGGTGCTGCGCCTGGCGAGCATGCAGCCCGTTGCGACCGACGTGATGACCGATCTCGAGATCGGAGTGGCGGAGCTCTTTCGGCGGCAGAAGGTCTCGACGACTCGCACGGGTGGCACGAAGGCTGCCGCCAACATGCTGAATCGGGTTCCGAAGGATGAAGGCACTTCGATTCTCGAAGGTGTCGACATGCGGGATGCGGAAGTCGCAATCGACATCCGCAAACGCATGCTGACGTTCGAGGACCTGCAGAACATCGACAAGCGCGGGTTCCAGACGTTCCTTCGCGAGGTATCGACCGAAGATCTGGCCGTCGCCATGAAGACCGCTTCCGAGGAGATGCAAGAGAAGATCTTCTCGAACCTCTCGTCCCGCGCCGTCGACCAGATCAAGGAGGAGATCGAGCTGCTCGGTCCCATGAAGTTGGCTGAAGTCGAAACCGTCCAGGAGCAGATCGTGGACGTGGCTCGCCGCCTCGAGGCAGAAGGCCACTTGTCCATCGAAATCGGAGGCTCCGATGACGTCCTTGTTTAA
- a CDS encoding HDOD domain-containing protein: MARSSESIRRELERRYDAGKIELPLLPEIAQQVMETASNPLTASADLATLVHSDQGLAAEILKDANSAMQAGRVAIVSLQQAISRLGIQRVVELAVAASVRDGVFSVPGFQQELRGLWRRSLGTGLFAKEVARALREDVEAAFLSGLLRNVGTALLIRALARICRVNEPNMRPEEFLELDAAFRVRLGLDAAESWGLPEHVRDAITFDGSVPPETGTTHAKLVLLAERLFDLIDADDENASKEEALRDDPILDVLGIYPEDLDALLEVGNTVREMLETGE, encoded by the coding sequence ATGGCTCGAAGTTCCGAATCCATACGAAGAGAGCTCGAACGCCGCTACGACGCGGGGAAGATCGAACTTCCCCTGCTTCCCGAAATCGCCCAGCAAGTCATGGAAACGGCTTCGAATCCGTTGACGGCTTCCGCCGACCTGGCAACGCTCGTACACAGCGATCAGGGCCTTGCGGCAGAAATCCTGAAAGACGCGAATTCCGCGATGCAAGCGGGCCGAGTCGCCATCGTGTCCCTTCAGCAGGCCATCTCGCGGCTCGGCATTCAGCGCGTCGTGGAGCTCGCTGTCGCGGCGAGCGTGAGAGATGGTGTGTTCTCGGTGCCGGGCTTTCAGCAGGAACTCCGGGGGCTCTGGCGTCGCTCTCTCGGCACTGGCCTGTTCGCGAAGGAAGTGGCCCGGGCGTTACGCGAAGATGTCGAGGCCGCCTTCCTTTCTGGCCTTCTGCGAAACGTCGGCACCGCGCTCCTGATCCGTGCCCTGGCGCGTATTTGTCGTGTGAACGAACCGAACATGCGTCCCGAAGAATTCCTGGAGCTGGACGCTGCTTTTCGCGTGCGCCTGGGACTCGATGCCGCCGAGAGCTGGGGCCTTCCTGAGCACGTTCGTGATGCCATCACGTTCGATGGATCGGTACCACCGGAAACCGGTACGACTCATGCGAAGCTCGTCCTTCTGGCCGAGCGACTCTTCGACCTGATCGATGCCGACGATGAGAACGCTTCGAAGGAAGAGGCTCTTCGCGATGATCCGATCCTCGACGTCCTGGGAATCTACCCTGAAGACCTCGATGCTCTCCTCGAAGTGGGCAACACGGTGCGGGAGATGCTGGAGACCGGCGAGTGA
- the flgC gene encoding flagellar basal body rod protein FlgC: protein MKLSEIVDIGVSGLLAQRARMAATASNLANAQTTRTAEGGPYRRRDPVFETSGVGGPFADRLSRAVRKVDVARISVDQRPAITRFDPGHPDANAEGFVSLPRVNVVEELSNMMSASRSYQANLLILRKAREMARAAMQLGG from the coding sequence ATGAAGCTCTCCGAGATCGTTGATATCGGCGTTTCCGGCCTTCTTGCCCAGCGCGCGCGCATGGCGGCTACCGCGTCCAACCTGGCCAACGCTCAGACGACCCGCACGGCGGAGGGCGGGCCCTATCGACGTCGGGATCCGGTCTTCGAGACGAGCGGTGTGGGTGGGCCTTTCGCGGATCGCCTCTCCCGCGCGGTGCGCAAGGTCGACGTCGCCCGGATCTCGGTGGACCAGCGACCCGCCATTACGCGCTTCGACCCCGGACATCCGGACGCGAACGCAGAGGGTTTCGTATCGCTACCGCGCGTGAACGTCGTGGAGGAACTCTCCAACATGATGTCGGCGAGCCGCTCCTACCAGGCCAACCTGCTGATTCTGCGAAAGGCCCGTGAAATGGCCCGTGCAGCCATGCAGCTCGGCGGATAG
- the fliF gene encoding flagellar M-ring protein FliF: MDWLTNLIDGIRALPSGRQAVLGATAFGSLGFLLWIAYGAATPDYRAVYRGLPEGEIARVAELLREERIEYKIGEGGTTILVPAPMVYEARIRAAGKGLPNGGSAGFELFDQPAFGVTDFVHRVNYSRAMQGELARSIEQLEPVERARVQVVIPERKSVLASAERKPSAAVITRLHAGRQLEPGQVRAIVHLVASSVESLDPSDVTIVDGSGRLLTADGEDLAGGALPAGGAPAYQQRVEKDLANRIEAILSKTVGPGGVIARVRADMDFVEREMTEEVFDPDSQIARSEQRSSETSNEGGASEGGVPGIASNTPNLGAEGSSGGSQASSNRTSETINFEINKKVSRQVKPMGEIERLSIAVLIADKLPEETGGDALPWDDESIALFTSLARQAVGFDEKRGDQITVSSAPFRTPGGEIPEDGLLTPQILFLIGTVVRVVAVVLALLLFARLVVRPVLDTIEAATPAPLPATVADFEASALAAPASAGQLSEGSIDQGPIAAVQTDEGVQTLRNWLNQE, translated from the coding sequence ATGGACTGGCTCACAAATCTCATCGATGGAATCCGGGCACTCCCGTCCGGCCGGCAGGCCGTGTTGGGCGCAACTGCGTTCGGATCCCTGGGTTTCCTCCTGTGGATCGCCTACGGCGCGGCAACGCCGGATTATCGCGCTGTCTACCGCGGGCTTCCCGAGGGCGAGATCGCCCGGGTGGCGGAGCTGCTCCGGGAGGAGCGCATCGAATACAAGATCGGCGAAGGCGGCACGACCATCCTCGTCCCCGCGCCGATGGTCTACGAAGCGCGCATCCGGGCGGCTGGCAAGGGATTGCCGAATGGTGGGTCGGCGGGGTTCGAGCTCTTTGATCAGCCGGCCTTCGGTGTTACGGATTTCGTGCATCGGGTGAATTACTCCCGGGCGATGCAAGGCGAGTTAGCCCGCAGCATCGAGCAGCTCGAGCCTGTGGAGCGAGCTCGGGTGCAGGTCGTCATTCCCGAACGCAAGAGCGTGCTTGCTTCTGCTGAAAGAAAGCCCAGTGCGGCCGTGATCACGCGGCTCCACGCGGGCCGCCAGCTCGAGCCGGGTCAGGTCCGTGCGATCGTGCATCTCGTGGCGTCCAGTGTCGAATCCCTCGACCCCTCGGATGTGACGATCGTTGATGGCAGTGGCCGTCTGCTCACCGCAGACGGTGAAGACCTGGCCGGAGGAGCACTTCCGGCTGGGGGCGCTCCCGCCTACCAACAGCGGGTAGAGAAGGATCTCGCCAATCGTATCGAGGCGATTCTCAGCAAGACAGTCGGCCCCGGTGGCGTGATCGCCCGGGTTCGGGCGGATATGGATTTCGTCGAGCGCGAGATGACCGAGGAGGTCTTCGATCCCGATTCCCAGATCGCGCGAAGCGAGCAGCGAAGCAGCGAGACTTCCAATGAAGGCGGCGCCAGCGAAGGTGGCGTCCCTGGTATCGCATCGAATACGCCGAATCTGGGAGCCGAAGGGTCCAGTGGGGGTTCGCAAGCAAGCTCCAACCGCACGTCGGAGACGATCAACTTCGAAATCAACAAGAAGGTGAGCCGGCAGGTGAAGCCGATGGGCGAGATCGAACGCCTCTCGATCGCTGTGTTGATCGCAGACAAGCTGCCGGAAGAAACAGGCGGGGACGCCTTGCCTTGGGATGACGAATCGATCGCGCTGTTCACGAGCCTGGCCCGGCAGGCTGTGGGGTTCGATGAGAAGCGAGGCGACCAGATTACCGTCAGCAGTGCTCCCTTCCGGACGCCTGGGGGAGAGATTCCCGAGGATGGGCTCCTGACACCTCAGATCCTCTTCCTGATCGGGACGGTCGTGCGTGTCGTTGCTGTCGTGCTTGCGCTTCTCCTGTTCGCGCGCCTGGTCGTACGGCCGGTGCTCGACACGATCGAGGCGGCGACACCTGCCCCGCTTCCGGCCACGGTGGCGGATTTCGAGGCCTCCGCGCTGGCCGCTCCAGCATCTGCTGGGCAGCTATCGGAGGGTTCCATCGATCAAGGACCGATTGCCGCAGTTCAGACGGACGAAGGGGTTCAGACCCTTCGCAACTGGTTGAATCAGGAATAA
- a CDS encoding sigma-54-dependent Fis family transcriptional regulator, with translation MRVLARLRDEGLRRDVLAVARAAGYSAEEGADDEVLLARAAEGDIDASLIEVSCHADLHLVEELRRSAPDVGVVAVGGRPGVDLVVDAFRVGAADYLRMPFDVSSLERALAQVLRREHDGPSDGTFLTQDPRMRALLEQLRRVATSEATIRLVGESGTGKELLARWVHDGSSRRRGPFVVMSCAGLTPTLAESELFGHAQGAFSGAVESRVGQLAAANGGTLVLDEVADLRLDLQPKLLRALQEREVIPLGGRKPQALDIRVIATTQRDLEREVSSRRFRADLYYRLDVVTLRIPPLRERPGDIALLAQSFLDRFAASSGSEPARLEDAALADLSSRPFRGNVRELENLMRRAALLYPGRSIDLDPLISPSGSSGDSLTPKLRSLNLRELERAAVIRSLEVTDGNRTMASRALGISVRTLRNKIRLYELA, from the coding sequence GTGAGGGTGCTCGCGCGTCTACGCGACGAAGGCCTGCGCCGGGATGTGCTGGCGGTTGCTCGCGCTGCCGGCTACTCGGCAGAAGAAGGTGCTGACGATGAAGTGCTGCTGGCGCGAGCAGCGGAAGGTGACATCGATGCTTCCCTCATCGAAGTGAGCTGTCATGCAGACCTCCACCTGGTCGAAGAACTCAGGCGTAGCGCGCCGGATGTCGGGGTGGTTGCCGTGGGTGGGCGTCCGGGGGTCGACCTGGTCGTCGATGCATTCCGCGTTGGCGCAGCCGACTACCTGCGCATGCCCTTCGACGTGTCCTCGTTGGAGCGGGCGTTGGCCCAGGTCTTGCGGAGGGAGCACGATGGTCCATCGGATGGGACCTTCCTGACCCAGGACCCCCGCATGCGGGCATTGTTGGAGCAGCTGCGCCGCGTGGCGACCAGTGAGGCAACGATTCGTCTGGTGGGCGAATCTGGTACGGGCAAAGAACTTCTCGCACGTTGGGTCCACGATGGGAGTTCCCGCCGTCGCGGACCGTTCGTGGTGATGAGTTGCGCCGGGCTGACGCCAACCTTGGCGGAGAGCGAGCTGTTCGGGCACGCCCAGGGTGCGTTCTCCGGTGCGGTCGAATCCAGGGTGGGCCAGCTGGCGGCGGCCAACGGGGGAACCCTGGTCCTCGATGAAGTCGCCGACCTGCGGCTCGACCTTCAACCCAAACTCCTGCGTGCGCTGCAGGAACGGGAGGTGATCCCGCTCGGAGGACGCAAGCCGCAGGCACTCGATATCCGGGTCATCGCGACCACTCAGCGAGATTTGGAACGGGAGGTCTCGAGTCGTCGCTTCCGGGCGGATCTGTACTACCGGCTCGATGTCGTCACCTTGAGGATTCCTCCGCTGCGCGAACGCCCTGGGGATATTGCGTTGCTCGCGCAATCGTTTCTGGATCGCTTCGCTGCCAGCTCGGGCAGCGAGCCCGCACGGCTCGAGGATGCGGCCCTTGCCGATCTTTCCTCTCGTCCGTTTCGCGGCAACGTCCGCGAGCTCGAAAACCTGATGCGCCGGGCCGCTCTGCTCTATCCGGGGCGTTCCATCGATCTGGATCCGTTGATTTCACCGAGCGGGAGCTCGGGGGATTCCCTGACTCCGAAGCTGCGCTCTCTCAATCTTCGCGAACTCGAGCGCGCTGCGGTGATTCGTTCTCTCGAGGTCACCGACGGCAATCGCACCATGGCGTCTCGGGCCCTCGGAATCAGCGTGCGCACGCTGCGCAACAAGATTCGCCTCTACGAACTCGCCTGA